TTCCTTTCGCCCGTTCCAACACTGCCTACATCGATACCAGCAACCAGGAAATGCTGACTGCTGCCATTGATGGTCTGGTTGATCGCTTCAAGCTGCACGGTCAGAAGATCGATGAAGTGGCCGCTGGCGCGGTAATGAAGCACGCCCGTGACTTCAACCTGGTTCGTGAATCCGTACTGGGCTCCAAGCTGGCGCCGGAAACGCCGGCTTACGATCTGCAGCAGGCCTGTGGTACCGGTCTGGAAGCGGCTATCCTGGTAGCTAACAAGATCGCCCTGGGTCAGATCGACTGCGCCATTGCTGGCGGTGTGGACACCACTTCTGATGCTCCCCTGGGTGTAAACGAAGACGCTCGCAAGGTATTCATGGCCCTGAACCGTGCCAAGACCAACGGTGAGCGTGCCAAGCTGGGCCTGAAGCTGCTGAACCCGAAATCCCTGATGCCCGATATTCCCAAGAATGGCGAGCCGCGTACCGGCCTGGCCATGGGTGACCATCAGGCGATTACTGCCAAAGAGTGGGCAATTCCCCGCGAAGAGCAGGACGAGCTGGCGTGGAAATCCCACCAGAACCTGGCCAAGTCTTATGAAGACGGCTGGCAGGATGACCTGATCACCCCGTTCAAGGGCCTGAGCCGCGACAACAACATGCGTGGTGATTCCACCCTGGAAAAGCTGGCCACCCTGAAGCCTTGCTTCGGCGGTCCGGACGGCACCATGACCCCGGCCAACTCCACTCCGCTGACCGACGGCGCCTCCGTGGTGCTGCTGGCGACCGAAGAGTGGGCCAAAGAGCGTGGTCTGCCGGTTCTGGCTTACCTGACTTTGGGTGAAGCGGCTGCCGTTGACTTTATCGGCAAGAAAGAAGGTCTGCTGATGGCACCGGCTTACGGTGTGCCGAGCATGCTGGACAAGGCTGGCATCACCCTGCAGGACTTCGACTTCTACGAAATCCACGAAGCGTTTGCTTCCCAGGTTCTGTCTACCCTGAAGATGTGGGAAGACGACAAATTCTGTAAAGAAAAGCTGGGCCGCAAGAAAGCGCTGGGTAGCATCGATCGCAGCAAGCTGAATGTGAAAGGCTCCTCCCTGGCAGCCGGTCACCCGTTCGCTGCCACCGGTGGCCGCATCATCGCCAACGCCGCCAAGCTGCTGAACGAGAAAGGCTCCGGCCGCGCACTGATCTCCGTGTGTGCTGCTGGCGGTCAGGGCGTGGTGGCGATTCTCGAGAAGTAATCGCCTTCCCGCTTCAAAAAAACCGGCCTTAGTGGCCGGTTTTTTTATGGTTGCTCGGTGCCGCCTGGCGCTGGGTGCCCGATGCTGGAGGCTAAAAATTTGCCCGCAAAATGCGTCCGGCATTCAGCACTCAACTCACCTGCGCGCTGGAAAGCAGAACACGGATCACGTCCTGCTGCTTGTTCACGCCCATCTTGGAGTAGATGTTTTTCAGGTGTGAGCGCACGGTATCTACCGATACGCCGTGCTGTTCACCGATCTGGCTTGGAGAAAGCCCGTTTGCCAGTGCAATGGCGACGTTGGCCTCCTTTGGCGTCATGCGGTAAAGCGATTGCAGTGCGGTAGCGGGCAGGTTAAGTGCGGAGTCCGGGTCCGACAGGTACAGAGCCAGGCTTCCGGGTTGCTCGTTGCCCATCTCATCGGTCTGCTTGAGTGGCGAGAGCATAATGTTCATGTTCATCTCCCTGTCAGGGTGATGGACTCCCATTGCTTCGGTGCCAACGTCCAGATTGCTGCGCTCGGCATGCAGCAACTTTTTGATCAGCCGCTGTAATTGCTGGTCTTCTTCTGGGTAATAAGCCCTGGGTTTGCCGTTGTTCAGCGACAGCCCAGCGTGGTTGGCCATCAAGGTTTCGGACACCGGGATCTGATAGGTAACCTTGCCATCCGGACCGATGATAATCAGCCCGATCATAAAGCGGGACAAGGCTTCATGTAGAGATTGCTGACGGGTTCGCAGCCGGTGGAACTCTTTGTGGATCCGTAACGCACGGCTGAAGTGAGGGTACAGTTTTGTCAGGATCCGGCAGTCTTCCTGCGAGAACGGCGGCGCAGAAAATGAGCGGTGAAGACCGATAC
The nucleotide sequence above comes from Alcanivorax sediminis. Encoded proteins:
- a CDS encoding helix-turn-helix transcriptional regulator, whose translation is MEALLDFVGEIYEASYRPEHWDHVVERLCCDLLKAKSGALLFEDRQTRTRSMIGAYGLPASVRASYRFGIAKYDHTFQLQREMPVGEASQITDAEQVRHDHPFYYRLILKPNDIGFISAINIYNDDEWHVGIGLHRSFSAPPFSQEDCRILTKLYPHFSRALRIHKEFHRLRTRQQSLHEALSRFMIGLIIIGPDGKVTYQIPVSETLMANHAGLSLNNGKPRAYYPEEDQQLQRLIKKLLHAERSNLDVGTEAMGVHHPDREMNMNIMLSPLKQTDEMGNEQPGSLALYLSDPDSALNLPATALQSLYRMTPKEANVAIALANGLSPSQIGEQHGVSVDTVRSHLKNIYSKMGVNKQQDVIRVLLSSAQVS
- a CDS encoding acetyl-CoA C-acetyltransferase — its product is MLAGKAVRKVAIIGGNRIPFARSNTAYIDTSNQEMLTAAIDGLVDRFKLHGQKIDEVAAGAVMKHARDFNLVRESVLGSKLAPETPAYDLQQACGTGLEAAILVANKIALGQIDCAIAGGVDTTSDAPLGVNEDARKVFMALNRAKTNGERAKLGLKLLNPKSLMPDIPKNGEPRTGLAMGDHQAITAKEWAIPREEQDELAWKSHQNLAKSYEDGWQDDLITPFKGLSRDNNMRGDSTLEKLATLKPCFGGPDGTMTPANSTPLTDGASVVLLATEEWAKERGLPVLAYLTLGEAAAVDFIGKKEGLLMAPAYGVPSMLDKAGITLQDFDFYEIHEAFASQVLSTLKMWEDDKFCKEKLGRKKALGSIDRSKLNVKGSSLAAGHPFAATGGRIIANAAKLLNEKGSGRALISVCAAGGQGVVAILEK